The genomic interval CGGGTGAAAATGCGATCGCACACCCCCAGCCGCGCCCCCTTGGCGGGCACAAAGCTGCCCATCTGGGCCATCAGCTGAATTAGCCCCACCTGGCGCAGATAGCAGCTCTTGCCGCTGGCGTTGGGGCCGGTGAGAATGATCAGGTCTTGGGGGTGGTCGGCGTCGCGATCGGTCGGGATCGTGCCCATGTAGTTGGAGTTGGGCACAAAGAACCCAGCCGGGAGCAGCTGTTCGACCACGGGGTGGCGGCCCTCGGTGACGGCGATCGCCCGCGACTCATCCATCTCGGGGCAGCAGTAGCCTTGGAAGATGGCCACTTCTGCCAATCCGCACAGCACATCAGCGGCCGCTACTGCTGAGGCTACTTTGCGAATCAGTTCGACCTGCTCGCCCACCTGCTCGCGCAGCCGGTTGAAGATCTCGTACTCCAGGGCATTGATCTCAGACTCAATGTTGAAGACTCGCGTTTCGCGCTCCTTGAGTTCGGGGGTGATGTAGCGCTCTTCGTTGGTGAGGGTCTGCTTGCGGATGTAATCGTCGGGGGCTTGGTCGGCGCGGGCGCGGGAAATGCTGATGTAGTAGCCAAAAGCTTTGTTAAAGCCAACTTTGAGGGTGGAGATGCCGGTACGCTGGCGCTCGGCGGGTTCTAGCTCCGCAATCCACTTTTGGTCGTCCACCGCTTGCTGGCGCAGGGTGTCAAGCTGAGCGTTGACGCCATCACGAATTAGGTGGCCTTCGGTGAGGTAGAGGGGCGGGGTTTCGACCAAGTGCGATCGCAGCGTCTGCCCCAGTTGCTCTAGCTCCGGCGGCACATACTGCAAGGCTTGCAGGTAAGGCGAGGTCGCTTTTTCTGCCAAAGCTGCCAAGTCAGGCAGCCGCAAAAACGAATCCGCCAAGGCAACGAGATCCCTGGCGTTGGCGGTGCCAGATCCAGCTCGACCCGCTAGCCGTTCTAAGTCATAGATCTGCTTCAGCTTGTGCTGGAGCATCTGCCGCAGGTTGCCGTCCTGCAACAGTTCCACGATTGTGGACTGCCGCTGTTGGATGCCCTTCACGTCCAGCAGCGGTTGCAGTAGCCAACGGCGCAGGGTGCGCCCGCCCATGGCCGTAACGGTGCGATCGAGCGCCCACAGTAAAGAGCCGTTGTAGGTGCCATCCCGTGCCGTCTGGGTAATTTCTAGATTGCGGCGGGTCTGGTGATCGATCACCAAGTAGGCGGCTAGGGTGTAGGTGCAGAGGGGCTGAAGCGGAGCCTGCACGGTCTTCTGTGTCTCTTCGACGTAGTGCAGCAGGCCGCCCGCTGCCCGCACCGCCAGGGGCAAGTGGTCGCAGCCCAGCCCTTCTAGTGACCTGAGCCGAAACCGCTGGAGCAATCGCTGCCGCGCCTCGCTTTGGCTATAGGGACCTTGGGGCCGCAGGGTGTAGCAAAACTGACGCGGCAGGCAGTCCGGCAATTGGTCAGACTGATCTCCCGGACGCAGCATTGCCCCCAAGTTGGGCGCATCCACCGGAAAAAGCACCTCGGCGGGCTGAAGCCTGAGCAATTCCTGACAGAGCTGATCGAGGTCTTCCCCTTGGGTAGTGAGAAATTCTCCAGTGGAGACATCGGCATGGGCCATTCCCCAGTGGTGACCAGCCACCACTACAGAGGCCAAAAAGTTGTTTTGGCTGGCGCTCAGCATACCCTCTTCGATCACGGTGCCGGGGGTGATGACGCGGGTGACTTCGCGCTTGACCAATCCCTGAGCAACCGCCGGATCCTCAACTTGGTCGCAGATGGCGATCGCATAGCCCCGTTCAACCAGCAGCGTGCAATAGCGATCGAGGGCGTGGTGGGGAATGCCTGCCAGGGGCACCCGGCCAATCTGCTTGCCCGCCTCTTTGCTGGTCAGCACCAGCTCTAGCTCGCGGGCGATCGCGATTGCATCTTGAAAAAAGGTTTCAAAAAAGTCGCCCACCCGATACAGCACCAGAGCGTGGGGATACTGCTCCTTCATCTCCACGTAGTGGCGCATCATCGGCGTCAGGTCATCCCAATTTACCGAGTGGTGGTCGGCGTAGCGCACCGTGTGCTTGGCCAACCGCTCGGGGATGGGGGGCGGGCTATCAGCGGAGGGGGAAGAACCGGGCATGGATTGTGTCAGATGTTACGCACCGTTAAGCTTCGTTGCACGGCCTGTGAGGGGTACAGAGCCTATGTTAGTTTCGATATCGTTGCATATGTTATCGATGTTTAATAGAAGAGAGGTTGTTTCCGTGGCCCTGTCAGAAAACTTTGCTCCAGCCCTGACCGAAACCCGCGAAGACTTTTCCGAATACGTCGCCCATCTCCAGCTCCACATGACGCTCCAGGCTCGCAACTTGGTGCCCTCCCTCAGCAACACCGGCGATAGCCGCCACCATCTGCTGCACCAAACCCAGGCCGATATCGAGAAATTCGTCTCCCGCCAGGGGTTCTAGAGAACTCGTTTAGAGCAGTTGTTAAACCGGAATTCTGGACCGTAGCCGCGTATCGAGGCCAGCCCAGGGTTCCGTTTTTTTTGTAGGCCGCATTGCCCGGTTCAACCGCCTACCAACCTTCAGCTATGACCTGCCATCTCGCCCGCATTGATCGTTTCCCCGTCAAATCATTAGATGGGGTTTCGGTGTCTCAGGCCACGGTATTGGCCAGTGGAGCGTTGGAGGGCGATCGCACCTACGCCCTCTTCGATGCCCAAAATCGGCTGATCAACGGCAAGCGCAACGCCGCCATCCACCGCCTACGCGCCACCTTTACTGAGAATAGCGAGGTGATTACGCTGGCGATCGAGGGGGACAACGTGTCGGCCACGTTTCGGATGCAGGAGCAGAAATCGCAGCTCGAAGCCTGGCTGAGCGACTACTTTCAGCAGCCTGTCACTCTGCGAGAAAACCGCAACCTAGGCTTTCCAGACGATACTGCCGCCGCTGGGCCAACCATCGTCAGCACAGCCACGCTAGCCACCGTCGCCGCCTGGCACAACCTCACCCTTGAAGAAACCCGCCGCCGCTTTCGCACCAACTTAGAAATCGACGGTGTCCCTGCCTTCTGGGAAGACCAGCTCTTCGGCCCCGACTCAGCCCCTGTACGCTTTGCGATCGGCAATGTGGTGCTAGAGGGCATCAACCCCTGCCAGCGTTGCATCGTTCCTACCCGCGACACTTTAACCGGGGCAGCCACCGCCCCTTTTCAAAAAACCTTCTCTCAACAGCGGGCCGCCACCCTGCCCGACTGGGCTCCCTCATCGCGGTTCAATCACTTCTATAAGCTGGCGGTCAATACCAACATCATCGGCCAGGGCGGCCACACACTCAAAGTAGGGGATAGTGTTAGCTTGATTTAAGCGGCGTCCCTTGCCCAACGTTTTTCAGGGATAGCCATGCCCATGATTGCTAGCCCGGCCTCTGCCTACATTCACATTCCCTTTTGCCGCCGTCGCTGCTTCTACTGTGACTTCCCTATCTCAGTGCTGGGCAACCACCAGCGGGGCGAGACCTCCGGCACAGTCGAGAGCTACGTAGACCAGCTGTGCGAAGAGATTGCAGCCACGCCAAAGCTCAACGAGCACCCCCTACAGACTGTATTCTTCGGCGGCGGCACCCCTTCTTTGGTCTCTGTCCCCCAGCTCGAACAAATTCTCGCCCAGCTCGACCAGCACCTCGGCATTGACCCCACAGCCGAGATCTCCATGGAAATGGACCCTGGCACCTTTGATCTAGAGCATCTTCAGGGCTACCTAGCCGCAGGCATCACCCGCATCAGTCTCGGCGTGCAAGCACTGGATGACACAACGCTAGAAAGCTGCGGCCGATACCACCGCGTTGTTGATGTCTATCGCGCCGTCGATTGGCTGCATCAGGTCGCTATGCCTAACTGGAGCCTAGATTTGATTTCGGGACTGCCCCATCAGACCCTAACTGATTGGGAAATTGGCTTGTTTAAGGCGGTAGCCCTCCACCCCCATCACCTGTCGATCTACGATCTGACGGTGGAACCTCAGACAGTATTCGCCAAGCGCTACCAGCCCGGCGACCAGCCTCTGCCCACAGATGAGCAAACGGCGGCGATGTATCGACTCGCCCAAGCGTTGCTCACTGCCCAGGGCTACGAGCACTACGAAGTCTCTAACTACGCTCAGCCAAAGCACCAATGTCAGCATAATTTGACCTATTGGCGCAATCAGCCCTACTACGGCTTTGGCCTCGGGGCGACTAGCTACACCCAACTTCAGCGCGTTAGCCGTCCTCGCACCTTGGCCACCTATGGTGACTGGGTAACAGAGTTTCAGGCTGCTGGAGGAATCCACAGCGAACCTCCGACACCAACCCTGGAGCAACTGCTGGATCGACTGATGTTGGGCTTGCGATTAAAGGAGGGAATCAGTGGAGATGAGGTGCGATCGCTCTGCGACCCCGCCACTTGGAACACCCTTCGCTCAGCCCTCAATCCCCATATTGCTCAAGGCTGGGTGATGCTAGAAGGTGACACCTGGGACACCCTGCAGCGTCTGCGGCTCAGTGATCCCGAAGGTTTTCTGTTCTCTAACGTTGTGCTCTCTGACTGCTTTCGGGCGATCGATGACTTGATTGACAGTTGAAGTTCTAGGGACATGATTTGAGCCTCAACTTGCGGAGCAGCTTGCAAGATTAAACTCCTTAAATGGTGCATCGCTCCGCGGATGCACCCTACATCACCCATCCACCCGCCTACCCATCCACCCTCCTACCCATCCACCCACACACCGCCAAAAGTAACCACACACTAATGCCCCGCTCCGCCTTTGCAGTAAAGTAGATCCCTGTGACATTTTTATGGCTGACCCATGCCCAAGGTTCTAGTTTCCGACCCCGTTGACCAGGCGGGCCTCGATATTCTTTCCCAAGTTGCTCAAGTAGATGTCAACACCAGCCTTTCCCCTGAGGAACTGGTAGCTGCCATCGGCGACTACGACGCGCTGATGATTCGCTCTGGCACCAAGGTGACCAAGGCCGTCATTGATGCGGGGCAGAACCTAAAAATTATTGGTCGAGCTGGGGTTGGGGTCGACAACGTCGATGTGCCCGAGGCCACCCGGCGGGGCATTGTGGTGGTCAACTCCCCAGAAGGCAACACCATTGCCGCCGCCGAGCACGCCCTGGCCATGATGATGTCGATGTCGCGCTACATTCCCAGCGCCGATCGCTCCGTTAAATCTGGCGAATGGAAGCGCAAAGACTTTACCGGGGTTGAAATTTATAAGAAAACCCTTGGCGTGGTGGGCTTGGGCAAAATTGGCTCCCACGTGGCCACCGTAGCGCGGGCCATGGGCATGAAGCTGCTGGCCTACGACCCGTTTATTTCTGCAGAGCGCGCTGAGCAGCTGGGCTGCCGCTTGGTGGAGCTAGATCTGCTGTTCCGCGAAGCCGACTACATCACTCTGCACCTGCCCAAGACCCCCGAGACCACCCACCTGGTCAATGAAGAAGCCCTAGCGACCATGAAGCCCACGGTGCGCATCATCAACTGCGCCCGGGGCGGCATCATTGATGAAGCCGCGCTGGCTAAAGCTCTGCGTGAAGGCACCATCGGTGGGGCCGCTCTGGATGTCTATGAATCTGAGCCTCTGGGCGATTCAGAGTTGCGAGAGCTAGATAAAGCCATTATTCTCACCCCCCACTTGGGAGCCTCCACCGAAGAGGCCCAAGTGAATGTGGCCATCGATGTGGCCGAGCAAATTCGCGACGTGCTGCTGGGGCTACCGGCGCGATCGGCAGTGAATATCCCCGGCCTGCGCCCCGAGGTGATGCAAAAGCTACGCCCCTACCTGCAACTGGCTGAAACCTTGGGCAACCTGGTGGGTCAGCTGGCCGGGGGCCGGGTTCAAGAACTGACGGTACGCCTCCAGGGCGACATTGCCGGGGGCGATACCCAGCCGATTATGGTGGCGGCGCTCAAGGGGTTGCTGTCCCACGCGCTGCAGGAACGGGTCAACTATGTTAACGCCTCCATCGAAGCGAAAGAGCGCGGCATTCACGTGATTGAGACCCGCGATGCCGACATTCGCGACTACACGGGCTCGCTAAACCTGTCGGCCAAAGGCAGCCTAGGCGAGCACTCCGTCACGGGTGTGCTGCTGGGGGGCAGCGAAATTCGCGTCACCGACATCGACGAGTTCCCCATTAACGTGCCACCGACGCAGCACATGCTGTTTACCCTGCACCGCGATATGCCGGGCATTATCGGCAAAATTGGCTCGCTGCTGGGCAGCTTTAACGTCAACATTGCCAGCATGCAGGTGGGCCGCAAGATTGTGCGCGGTGACGCGGTCATGGCCCTCAGCCTTGATGACCCCCTGCCGGAGGGCATTCTGGATGAGATTCTCAAGGTGCCGGGCATTCGCGATGCCTATACGGTGAACCTGTAGGTTTGAGGAACCCTGTAGGATAGGCAAGGGCAACAGCGCTTGGCCTTGACGGAAAGTGGGTAGTGGGCAGTGCCCATCCTACAGGGTCACGATCAGGAGCGCATCGTAGAGATAGAGTGTTAGCCCAATTTTGATAGTTGCGAGGCAGCCCCTAGAATGGCCGTGGTTAACACCTGGTGGGAAGTGAAGGTACTGTGCGATCCATCTTTGGAGGACACAGTCTTTTGGCGGTTTGACAGCTTTGGCAGCCAGGGCACCTCAACCCAGCAGCGGGGATCATCCTGCGTGGTGCAGGCCTATTTTCCCCAGCATCGGCTAGAGCTGCTTGACCTATCGGCCATGGCCCTGTTAATTAAGCAAGACGCTCTCTGCAACAATCTGGTGCTGCCCCGCATCAGCTGGCAGCTGATCGACGAAGAAGACTGGTCTAAAAGCTGGAAAGACCACTGGAAGCCAGAGCCAATTGGCGATCGCTTCTTGATTACCCCCGCTTGGTTAGAGCCTCCGGCAGACAACCAGCGGCTGGTGCTGCGCCTCGACCCCGGCGTGGCCTTTGGCACCGGCAACCACCCCACCACTCAGCTCTGCCTAGAGTCGCTCGAAATGCGGCTGACCTATGAAAAAACCGACGTTACTATTGCCGATATTGGCTGCGGGTCTGGCATTCTCTCGATTGGGGCGCTGCTGTTAGGAGCTAGACGGGCTTACGCTGCCGACACCGACGACTTAGCAATTCATTCGGCTGTCGGCAACCGCACCCTGAACGGGCTAACGGAGGAGCAGCTACCGCTGCTGCACGGTAGTTTAGACACCATTGCCCAAGCCATTGATGCTCCCGTAGACGGCATTGTCTGCAATATTCTGGCGGAGGTGATTATGGACCTCATCCCCCAGATGCACACTATTGTCACTCCCGATGGCTGGGGCATTCTCAGCGGCATTTTGCTCGATCAGTCGAAACTGGTGGCCGACACCTTGGAGCAGCACGGCTGGGTGGTGGCCACCCTCTGGCGGCGACAGGAGTGGTGCTGTCTCAACGTGCGGCGATCGCCCGCCTAAACCCATGAATCGTTCTGATATCAGCTTTGTAGCTAAAGTGATCGGGCTCTCGGCAGCCCTGAGCGCTCTGATTAAGTATGGGTTGCCTATGGTGTTGACCGGATCTCAGGTGGCTCAAAACAACCCTACCCTAGGCTTGGTCGTAGCGCTGCTACTGGCTCCCTCAGCATTGATGGGCGGCCTTTTCTGGCTGCGGCGCACCTCTAACTCCTAGGCTTGCCCATGCGCACCATCGACAGCATCAACGCTAAAATTCGCGCCGGGCAGGTGGTTGTGCAAACCGCCGAAGCCTTCAAAGTGCAGGCCAAGGAGCAAGGCATTGCCGCCGCTGCTAAAGCGGTGGATGTAGTGGTCGCTGGCACCTTTGAGCCGATGGAGTCATCGGGCGCCATGATCAACTTGGGTCACACCGACCCGCCCATCAAGCTACTGGAGTGTTACCTAGATGGAGTGCCCGCCTACGCTGGCTTCGGGGCAGTAGATGTCTGCTTGGGGGCGAGCCAGCCAGCCGTGGCCGGGCGCGGGGCCGATCTGGGCGAGGCCGAAACCGTGCGAGAGCATGGCGGCGGCCATGTGATTGCCGATCTAATCGCCGGGCGCAGCGTGCCGCTTCAAGCCACGGGCCACGGCACCGACTGCTACCCCCGCACCTCCCTCGAAACCACCATTACCCGCGACAGCATCAACCAGTTCTACCTGTTTAGCCCCAGGGGGCTCTACCAAAATTTTATTGTGGGGGTGAACGGGGGCGATCGCACCCTTTCCACCTACCTGGGTCCTCTGCAGCCCCGTCTTGGCAATGCGGTGTATGCCAACTCAGGAGCGCTATCGCCATTGCTGAATGATCCGGACCTGGAGGCCATTGGCATCGGTACCCGCATCTTTTTCGGCGGCGGTATTGGCTATCTCGCTTGGGAGGGCACCCAGCACTTTCCGCTGCAGCGCCGGTTGCCCAACCGCACCCCTATCGGCCCCGCCGCCACCCTGGCCCTGATCGGCGATGCCAAACAGATGCAGCCCTACTGGGTGAGGGGCTGCTATTTTAAGGGCTACGGCCCTTCGCTGATGCTCGGGGTTGGGGTACCGATTCCCATTCTCAATGAGCAGGTGGCGGCCCACTGTGCTGTTCAGGACGCTGACATTGTCGCCCCTGTGATGGACTTTTCCATTCCCCGACGGGTGCGGCCCACCTTTGGCTTGGTCAGCTATGCCCAGCTCAAGTCGGGCAGCATTACCATCGAAGGTCAGCCGGTGCGCACGGCACCGCTAGCCAGCATTTACATGGCCCGCCAGGTGGCCAACGAGCTCAAGACCTGGATTGAAGCTGGACAGTTTGAGCTCACGTCCCCAGTGGCGGCGGCACCTCAAGACCGTGCCTTTTTGCCCCAGGATGCCTTGGGCAGCTAACCAGCTTTATTCGGTACTGCTTTCAAGATTTTCGTCCCGCTTTTTGGGGCGATCCATTCCGGAATCGCTGCCCTTGACACCGGTAGGCCGACGGCTAGGCATGGGTGGACGGCTACCGCCGGGCCCGCTGCGACCAGCACCGGGCCTGCCGCGCCGAGGCGGGCCACCACCACTGCCCTTAGCCCGCTTCTTAGGCGGCACGATGCCTACCGCTGAGGCTTCGCTGAGCACCAGCACCTTGGCTTCGCGCTTGACTTTAAAGTCCCAAAAATAGCCCACAGTACGGCCCTCAATGGTGCCGTGGAGCAGTAGTTTGAACGGTTTAGACGCGCCGGGAGTGCGCTTGGCCCCCTGCAAAATCTTGACGGCAATACATTTATCTTCAGGCGTGTACTTGATGACCTCGCCGCGAATCGAGAAGAAGTTGTCGTCTACCGGCGGCAGGTCAGCCAAATCTAGTTTTTCAGAGGCAGCTTCATCAGGACCGTCCTCGTCTTCGCTGGCAGGGGATTCTCCAGGTAATCCGAGAGTTTCAGGCTCCCAAACTCCAACGATCTGCAAGTGTAGGTCTTGGTCATCATTATCAAGCTCGCGCCGGGTGCGGGGGTAAACCACCCATAGGTGGGACACCGTTAAGTCAATGTGCTTTTTTACTAAACTAGTAATGCGACCAAGCAGCACCGAGTCGATGACGTGGCCATCGTCAGTGATCAAGTTGCCCCGGTTGAGCTGGTCGGCTTCGCTCGGTTCGTAAGTGCCCCGCACCAGACCAATGGCCCGGTACTGCATCGGTTCGCTGGGGGGAGCAATGGGCTGATAGCGATAGGCCGCAGGATCTATTTCAGTGGCGGGCTCTGGGGTTTTCTCTGTTACGGTTGCCTTAGGCGCCACTACAGCATGGTCAACCGCCTTAACCAACGGCTTGACAGCCACAGAAGTGTCTGGAGTGACGGCGGGGCGCACCGGACGCACCGGGCGCTGGGGCGGCGACAGTAGCGATGGCCGATCCGCAGTGGGTGCCGTCCCCTTGTCGTGACTATCCTTAGCGTTAATGTCGCTCTTATTAGAAGCGTCTTGCTCTGCAGAACCCATAACACCCACCGATCTCCCTCTCAACATAAACTAGCCACCCGGCGCAACAGCAACTCTGCGCATGACTTAGCCTGTAAGCCTAGCGTAACATTCACCCTTTAATGTGCATTGTCAGGGCAAATATTTAAGCGGTTAACACGATTCGCTCAAGGCTTTACAAACAAGTCAAAAAGCTACCTTTAAGGTGATTCTCTACTGCCAAGGCAGCCTGCACTGCCGCAGCTGTGTCCTTAATTGAGTAACTCTCCTAAGTTTCCATCGGTAACGGTTAGCAATCCGTATTGTTTCTGAGCTTTTTGACAACTTCTTTGCTACTGTAGCCCTGTCTATGGCCTTGCCAGGCTAGGGCGCAGATTCAGCCCTAGGCTAAAACGCTAAGATCATTTACTTAAACGATTGATTGCGATCGCACTTCGGCTGCGATCGCGCCGCTCCCTTGAAGAGGTACACCCGTGACCGCAAACCGCAACCGTTGGCTCGTTGGCACTGTCTTAACCCTGGCCTTAGCAGCCTTTTTATCGCTGTCGCTGCTGCCAATTTTGGGCAGCAATAGCGGCCGTAAAGCCAGCAGCACCCCCGCCGCTGACCCCGCCGCTGACCCCGTGGCCATGCAGGCCGAGCTGGAGGCCCAGGCAAAAGGCTATGAACTGGTGCTAGAGCGCGAGCCCGACAATCAAACCGCTCTCCAGGGGCTAGTTGACGCTCGCATTCAGCTCGGCGACATCAACGGAGTGGTAGCTCCCCTCGAAAAGCTCGTCGAGCTCAACCCTAGCGTGCCTGACTACGCGGTGCTCCTGGCCCAAACCAAGCAGCAGATGGGCGATCTCGAAGGCGCGGCCCAGATCTATCGTCAGGTGCTCGACCAGCAGCCCGGCAACATGAACGCCCTGCAAGGGTTAACGGTGCTCCTAGTGCAGCAGGAGCGGCCTCAGGCAGCGATCGGGCTGCTGCAAGATACGCTTAAAACCGCCAACCAGCTGCAATCAGAGGGCGGCGCCGCCGGTTTCGACACGACATCGGTGAAACTGCTGCTGGCCCAGGTGCATGTCGAGAACAAGAACCCAGACCAGGCGATCGCCCTCTACGACGAGACCATTGCCGCTGCC from Nodosilinea sp. FACHB-141 carries:
- the mutS gene encoding DNA mismatch repair protein MutS; the protein is MPGSSPSADSPPPIPERLAKHTVRYADHHSVNWDDLTPMMRHYVEMKEQYPHALVLYRVGDFFETFFQDAIAIARELELVLTSKEAGKQIGRVPLAGIPHHALDRYCTLLVERGYAIAICDQVEDPAVAQGLVKREVTRVITPGTVIEEGMLSASQNNFLASVVVAGHHWGMAHADVSTGEFLTTQGEDLDQLCQELLRLQPAEVLFPVDAPNLGAMLRPGDQSDQLPDCLPRQFCYTLRPQGPYSQSEARQRLLQRFRLRSLEGLGCDHLPLAVRAAGGLLHYVEETQKTVQAPLQPLCTYTLAAYLVIDHQTRRNLEITQTARDGTYNGSLLWALDRTVTAMGGRTLRRWLLQPLLDVKGIQQRQSTIVELLQDGNLRQMLQHKLKQIYDLERLAGRAGSGTANARDLVALADSFLRLPDLAALAEKATSPYLQALQYVPPELEQLGQTLRSHLVETPPLYLTEGHLIRDGVNAQLDTLRQQAVDDQKWIAELEPAERQRTGISTLKVGFNKAFGYYISISRARADQAPDDYIRKQTLTNEERYITPELKERETRVFNIESEINALEYEIFNRLREQVGEQVELIRKVASAVAAADVLCGLAEVAIFQGYCCPEMDESRAIAVTEGRHPVVEQLLPAGFFVPNSNYMGTIPTDRDADHPQDLIILTGPNASGKSCYLRQVGLIQLMAQMGSFVPAKGARLGVCDRIFTRVGAVDDLASGQSTFMVEMNETANILNHATPRSLVLLDEIGRGTATFDGLSIAWAVAEHLAVEIEARTIFATHYHELNELAALIPNVANYQVTVKEMPDQIIFLHQVQPGGADKSYGIEAGRLAGLPTSVIQRARDVMREIERNSTIAVGLRGEAPQPSKPRRRSKDLAGAYDPSEQLDLFGRP
- a CDS encoding MOSC domain-containing protein → MTCHLARIDRFPVKSLDGVSVSQATVLASGALEGDRTYALFDAQNRLINGKRNAAIHRLRATFTENSEVITLAIEGDNVSATFRMQEQKSQLEAWLSDYFQQPVTLRENRNLGFPDDTAAAGPTIVSTATLATVAAWHNLTLEETRRRFRTNLEIDGVPAFWEDQLFGPDSAPVRFAIGNVVLEGINPCQRCIVPTRDTLTGAATAPFQKTFSQQRAATLPDWAPSSRFNHFYKLAVNTNIIGQGGHTLKVGDSVSLI
- the hemW gene encoding radical SAM family heme chaperone HemW, which encodes MIASPASAYIHIPFCRRRCFYCDFPISVLGNHQRGETSGTVESYVDQLCEEIAATPKLNEHPLQTVFFGGGTPSLVSVPQLEQILAQLDQHLGIDPTAEISMEMDPGTFDLEHLQGYLAAGITRISLGVQALDDTTLESCGRYHRVVDVYRAVDWLHQVAMPNWSLDLISGLPHQTLTDWEIGLFKAVALHPHHLSIYDLTVEPQTVFAKRYQPGDQPLPTDEQTAAMYRLAQALLTAQGYEHYEVSNYAQPKHQCQHNLTYWRNQPYYGFGLGATSYTQLQRVSRPRTLATYGDWVTEFQAAGGIHSEPPTPTLEQLLDRLMLGLRLKEGISGDEVRSLCDPATWNTLRSALNPHIAQGWVMLEGDTWDTLQRLRLSDPEGFLFSNVVLSDCFRAIDDLIDS
- the serA gene encoding phosphoglycerate dehydrogenase gives rise to the protein MPKVLVSDPVDQAGLDILSQVAQVDVNTSLSPEELVAAIGDYDALMIRSGTKVTKAVIDAGQNLKIIGRAGVGVDNVDVPEATRRGIVVVNSPEGNTIAAAEHALAMMMSMSRYIPSADRSVKSGEWKRKDFTGVEIYKKTLGVVGLGKIGSHVATVARAMGMKLLAYDPFISAERAEQLGCRLVELDLLFREADYITLHLPKTPETTHLVNEEALATMKPTVRIINCARGGIIDEAALAKALREGTIGGAALDVYESEPLGDSELRELDKAIILTPHLGASTEEAQVNVAIDVAEQIRDVLLGLPARSAVNIPGLRPEVMQKLRPYLQLAETLGNLVGQLAGGRVQELTVRLQGDIAGGDTQPIMVAALKGLLSHALQERVNYVNASIEAKERGIHVIETRDADIRDYTGSLNLSAKGSLGEHSVTGVLLGGSEIRVTDIDEFPINVPPTQHMLFTLHRDMPGIIGKIGSLLGSFNVNIASMQVGRKIVRGDAVMALSLDDPLPEGILDEILKVPGIRDAYTVNL
- the prmA gene encoding 50S ribosomal protein L11 methyltransferase produces the protein MVNTWWEVKVLCDPSLEDTVFWRFDSFGSQGTSTQQRGSSCVVQAYFPQHRLELLDLSAMALLIKQDALCNNLVLPRISWQLIDEEDWSKSWKDHWKPEPIGDRFLITPAWLEPPADNQRLVLRLDPGVAFGTGNHPTTQLCLESLEMRLTYEKTDVTIADIGCGSGILSIGALLLGARRAYAADTDDLAIHSAVGNRTLNGLTEEQLPLLHGSLDTIAQAIDAPVDGIVCNILAEVIMDLIPQMHTIVTPDGWGILSGILLDQSKLVADTLEQHGWVVATLWRRQEWCCLNVRRSPA
- a CDS encoding homocysteine biosynthesis protein, translating into MRTIDSINAKIRAGQVVVQTAEAFKVQAKEQGIAAAAKAVDVVVAGTFEPMESSGAMINLGHTDPPIKLLECYLDGVPAYAGFGAVDVCLGASQPAVAGRGADLGEAETVREHGGGHVIADLIAGRSVPLQATGHGTDCYPRTSLETTITRDSINQFYLFSPRGLYQNFIVGVNGGDRTLSTYLGPLQPRLGNAVYANSGALSPLLNDPDLEAIGIGTRIFFGGGIGYLAWEGTQHFPLQRRLPNRTPIGPAATLALIGDAKQMQPYWVRGCYFKGYGPSLMLGVGVPIPILNEQVAAHCAVQDADIVAPVMDFSIPRRVRPTFGLVSYAQLKSGSITIEGQPVRTAPLASIYMARQVANELKTWIEAGQFELTSPVAAAPQDRAFLPQDALGS
- a CDS encoding tetratricopeptide repeat protein; this translates as MTANRNRWLVGTVLTLALAAFLSLSLLPILGSNSGRKASSTPAADPAADPVAMQAELEAQAKGYELVLEREPDNQTALQGLVDARIQLGDINGVVAPLEKLVELNPSVPDYAVLLAQTKQQMGDLEGAAQIYRQVLDQQPGNMNALQGLTVLLVQQERPQAAIGLLQDTLKTANQLQSEGGAAGFDTTSVKLLLAQVHVENKNPDQAIALYDETIAAAPEDFRPVLAKALVLRDQGDTETAQALFAQATTLAPAQYKDQIGQMATQGQTAPEASGGIVEPAPAEPEPTKSTP